The following proteins are encoded in a genomic region of bacterium:
- a CDS encoding HAMP domain-containing protein, with protein MRIILLVRISIRYKIAGLLVVLVFLLMGGTGFAIIRLVRQSFLEEIKLRGIILARNVAFSAEDPLMEQDDLTLAILSRDALKHKGSVYAFILDQDGLAASAPARMERNKDSTRIFFQDSLWRKSIPHAIKIPKGQDYAAQTVYDKHWGEIYEVAVPVMLGGQKQIGEVHVGIDLTSLQEASRNIQLVVGGIALAGILVGILGAFGLASLLIRPLKALVFGVHEIGRGNFEFRIKKQANDEIGDLTVEFNKMAKDLKDKVLIEDAFKRYVSHQVAEEILKDPDVFAKSLKGEKKPVTIFFGDIRGFTTISEQLPPEEVVAFLNFYLTEMTTIIFQNEGTIDKFMGDCIMAIFGAPVKHDADVFHAVNSAVEIQKKVEELNRQRLLEGKRDIHVGIGINYGEAVVGNIGSTQRLEYTVIGDSVNTAARLQTLAKGGEIVVSESVYHEAKDKFDFIPMEPVQVKGKSKLLNVWKLKLPIYTSATYESTPPVKPHGADEKKAD; from the coding sequence ATGCGTATCATTCTACTCGTGAGAATCAGCATCCGCTATAAGATAGCCGGTCTCCTCGTAGTACTCGTATTCCTCTTGATGGGCGGCACAGGTTTCGCGATTATTAGACTTGTGCGCCAGTCTTTTTTAGAGGAGATAAAGCTCCGTGGTATAATTCTTGCCCGCAACGTCGCCTTTTCGGCAGAAGACCCCCTGATGGAGCAAGACGACCTTACCCTGGCGATTCTTTCAAGGGATGCCTTGAAGCATAAGGGAAGCGTTTACGCTTTTATACTTGACCAGGACGGTCTGGCAGCCTCGGCGCCTGCAAGAATGGAGCGCAATAAGGATTCAACTAGAATCTTTTTCCAGGACAGCTTATGGCGCAAAAGCATCCCTCATGCCATAAAAATACCTAAAGGACAGGATTACGCCGCACAGACGGTCTACGATAAGCACTGGGGCGAGATATACGAGGTTGCGGTACCCGTTATGCTCGGAGGACAGAAACAGATAGGCGAAGTCCATGTTGGAATCGACCTTACAAGCCTGCAGGAGGCCTCGAGAAACATTCAGCTCGTTGTGGGCGGAATCGCTCTTGCCGGCATCCTTGTCGGCATCCTTGGAGCGTTCGGACTCGCTTCGCTCCTCATAAGACCATTGAAAGCGCTCGTTTTCGGTGTTCACGAGATAGGCAGGGGAAACTTCGAGTTTCGCATAAAGAAACAGGCTAACGACGAGATAGGCGATCTTACGGTCGAGTTCAACAAGATGGCAAAAGACTTGAAGGACAAGGTGCTTATCGAGGATGCATTCAAGCGCTATGTTTCTCACCAGGTTGCAGAAGAAATACTCAAGGACCCGGACGTCTTCGCGAAATCCCTGAAGGGCGAAAAGAAGCCTGTAACGATATTCTTCGGCGATATAAGGGGTTTTACGACCATATCCGAGCAGCTGCCGCCGGAGGAGGTGGTCGCGTTCCTCAACTTTTATCTGACCGAGATGACGACCATCATCTTTCAGAACGAGGGGACAATCGATAAGTTCATGGGCGACTGCATAATGGCGATATTCGGAGCGCCTGTAAAACACGATGCCGATGTCTTTCATGCGGTAAACTCGGCTGTAGAGATTCAAAAGAAGGTCGAGGAACTCAACAGACAGCGTCTACTGGAGGGCAAGCGCGACATTCACGTGGGAATCGGCATCAATTACGGCGAGGCGGTCGTCGGAAATATAGGTTCCACACAAAGGCTCGAGTACACCGTAATCGGCGACAGCGTAAACACAGCGGCAAGGCTTCAGACTCTTGCAAAAGGAGGCGAGATAGTTGTTTCGGAATCCGTCTATCACGAGGCGAAGGACAAGTTCGACTTCATCCCGATGGAACCTGTACAGGTAAAGGGCAAGTCAAAGCTTTTGAACGTGTGGAAGTTAAAACTACCCATATACACAAGCGCAACATACGAAAGCACTCCGCCTGTTAAGCCTCACGGCGCCGATGAAAAGAAAGCGGATTAG
- a CDS encoding Gfo/Idh/MocA family oxidoreductase, which yields MIRLGVIGAGYWGPNLIRNFASLKNVTLEKIADLDLAVLDKIKPEYPNTKFTQDADELFDSDIDAICVATSAPTHYELAKKALLAEKHVFCEKPLTLKSEEARELVELAEKKDRRLMVGHLMLYHPAIRKLKEFIDSGKLGEVFYVNSMRVNLGIARSNENALWSLAPHDISIILYLFGSSLPVGVSATGKDFLTKGVEDIVFASLFFNGNQMAHTRVSWLDPEKIRRVKVTGSRGIAIFDDVGKDSVVKFHEDWIEPKEAGDFTYHKSKTPGIFELDKVEPLKLECEHFAECVIQGKKPLTDGQNGADVVSILERAEESLKDKGAYKSL from the coding sequence ATGATTCGTCTAGGAGTTATAGGAGCAGGATACTGGGGGCCGAACCTCATACGCAACTTCGCATCGCTAAAAAATGTAACACTTGAAAAAATAGCCGATCTTGATCTGGCCGTTCTCGATAAGATAAAACCCGAATACCCCAATACAAAATTCACGCAAGATGCGGACGAGCTTTTCGATTCGGATATCGATGCGATTTGCGTCGCTACGAGCGCGCCCACGCATTATGAACTCGCAAAAAAAGCGCTTCTTGCAGAAAAGCATGTATTCTGTGAAAAGCCCCTGACCCTGAAATCGGAAGAGGCAAGGGAGTTGGTGGAGCTTGCCGAAAAGAAAGACCGCAGGCTGATGGTCGGACACCTTATGCTCTATCATCCGGCGATACGTAAGCTGAAGGAATTCATAGACTCCGGGAAATTAGGAGAGGTCTTTTACGTAAATTCCATGCGGGTAAATCTGGGAATAGCGCGTTCCAACGAAAACGCTCTGTGGAGTCTTGCCCCTCACGATATCTCGATAATACTCTATCTTTTCGGTTCAAGCCTTCCCGTAGGCGTATCGGCAACAGGCAAGGATTTCTTGACCAAAGGGGTGGAGGACATAGTTTTTGCATCGCTATTCTTCAACGGAAACCAGATGGCCCATACAAGAGTCTCATGGCTTGACCCTGAGAAGATACGTCGAGTGAAGGTAACGGGATCCCGAGGCATTGCGATTTTTGACGACGTTGGAAAGGACTCGGTCGTCAAGTTTCACGAGGACTGGATTGAACCAAAAGAAGCGGGTGATTTCACATATCACAAGAGCAAAACACCCGGGATTTTTGAATTGGATAAAGTTGAACCTCTTAAGCTGGAATGCGAGCACTTTGCTGAGTGCGTAATCCAAGGAAAGAAACCGTTAACGGACGGCCAGAATGGAGCCGATGTGGTATCCATACTGGAACGCGCCGAGGAATCTTTGAAAGACAAAGGAGCATACAAATCCTTATGA
- a CDS encoding N-acetyltransferase yields the protein MNEKKYFVHPTAVVDEPVDIGDGTKIWHFSHISGGAKIGERCTLGQNVYVASRVTVGSNCKVQNNVSIYDLVTLEDNVFCGPSCVFTNDMNPRAAYPKGGAWIPTLVKEGASIGANATIVCGTTLGKWCFVGAGAVVAKDVADYAVMVGVPAKRIGWMCECGNRMDFKNSDTFLCSDRCKGTYKLEADVVRRIK from the coding sequence ATGAACGAAAAGAAATACTTCGTCCACCCTACAGCCGTGGTGGATGAACCTGTCGATATCGGAGATGGCACCAAGATATGGCACTTTTCGCACATATCGGGCGGAGCCAAGATAGGCGAACGCTGCACCCTTGGGCAGAACGTGTACGTGGCATCGAGAGTGACAGTTGGCAGCAACTGCAAGGTTCAAAACAATGTAAGCATATACGATCTTGTCACGCTCGAGGACAACGTATTCTGCGGACCAAGCTGCGTATTCACCAACGACATGAATCCGCGCGCAGCATACCCCAAAGGCGGAGCGTGGATACCGACGCTCGTCAAGGAAGGAGCGTCGATAGGAGCTAATGCGACAATCGTCTGCGGAACAACGCTGGGCAAATGGTGCTTTGTCGGCGCAGGAGCCGTTGTAGCGAAGGACGTTGCGGACTACGCGGTGATGGTCGGCGTTCCTGCAAAAAGGATAGGCTGGATGTGCGAGTGCGGTAACCGCATGGATTTCAAGAACAGCGACACTTTTTTATGCAGCGACCGCTGCAAGGGCACTTATAAGCTCGAAGCGGACGTCGTAAGGAGGATAAAGTGA
- a CDS encoding DegT/DnrJ/EryC1/StrS family aminotransferase has translation MKVPAIDMWAHHEPLMAEFKEALESTVKAGDFILGKEEKEFEAECIKYLDVKYAIGVGNGTDALAICLRAMDVGPGDEVITTPFTFIATAEVIVALGAKPVFADIKPNTFNIDPAKIEKAITGKTKVILPVHLYGQAAEMEPILELAKKRNIKVLEDAAQAFGTTYKGKKVGGLGDLTIFSFFPTKNLGALGDGGLITTNDDALYEKCRLIRVHGAPKKYYHTLIGQNSRLDTLQAAFLRIKLRHLDRYNSTRAKNAEAYNKELADKVNTPFVHPDSNHIYHQYTIRTPKRDALIEFLKQAEIGTGVHYPYPLHRQPVLEFLELGEGSFPESEKAAKEVISLPCYPEMTQDQRSWVIAKIREFFAK, from the coding sequence GTGAAGGTTCCTGCGATAGACATGTGGGCTCATCACGAGCCTTTAATGGCCGAGTTCAAGGAAGCGCTCGAGAGCACAGTTAAGGCAGGCGATTTCATTCTGGGAAAGGAGGAGAAGGAGTTCGAGGCTGAATGCATTAAGTATCTGGACGTCAAGTATGCGATAGGCGTCGGCAACGGCACTGACGCCCTAGCGATATGTTTGCGAGCAATGGATGTTGGTCCGGGCGACGAGGTAATCACTACTCCCTTCACCTTTATTGCGACCGCAGAGGTGATTGTCGCACTGGGCGCGAAGCCCGTTTTTGCGGACATAAAGCCCAATACCTTCAATATCGATCCGGCAAAGATCGAGAAAGCGATTACTGGAAAAACCAAGGTCATCTTGCCCGTTCACCTTTACGGCCAGGCAGCCGAGATGGAACCAATTCTTGAGTTAGCAAAAAAACGCAATATCAAGGTTCTTGAGGACGCAGCCCAGGCATTCGGAACGACCTACAAGGGAAAGAAGGTCGGCGGACTCGGAGATTTGACTATATTCTCGTTCTTCCCGACAAAGAATCTAGGCGCACTCGGCGACGGCGGACTTATTACAACCAATGACGATGCGCTTTATGAAAAATGCCGCTTGATAAGGGTGCACGGCGCGCCGAAGAAGTACTACCATACATTGATTGGCCAGAATTCAAGGCTCGATACCCTGCAGGCCGCTTTTTTGAGAATCAAGCTTCGCCATCTGGACCGCTACAACTCAACAAGGGCAAAGAACGCGGAAGCTTACAACAAAGAACTCGCGGACAAGGTTAATACTCCGTTCGTTCATCCGGATTCCAACCACATCTATCATCAGTATACGATTCGCACCCCGAAGCGGGATGCCCTTATTGAGTTTCTTAAGCAAGCTGAGATAGGCACTGGCGTTCACTATCCGTATCCCCTGCACCGCCAGCCGGTTCTTGAATTTCTGGAACTTGGCGAAGGCTCTTTCCCTGAATCGGAGAAGGCGGCAAAAGAAGTCATATCGCTTCCCTGCTACCCTGAGATGACCCAAGACCAGCGCTCATGGGTAATTGCGAAGATACGGGAGTTTTTCGCGAAGTAG
- the speB gene encoding agmatinase: MILAVPLEQTTTGIPGTRLGPDRIRQFSENAESYSPYFKKDLADCSISDAGNLEFDYLPTINEKLALIQKKVSDCLTQKAKPLLVGGEHTLTLAAVRAMISKYPDLALLQLDAHADLRDVGESGSKTAHDTVIKRVSEILKPDSIIQTGIRCMSREESALSEALTMDITDIEGIRKKLAKRPVWLTLDLDILDPSIMPAVGTPEPMGASYREVIDLLVGLKGINFVGADIVEFNPLAADFAAPAVTAANLVREACCLLVWSAHGLQ; encoded by the coding sequence ATGATTCTGGCTGTTCCGCTGGAGCAGACCACTACCGGCATACCGGGAACCAGGCTCGGTCCGGACAGGATAAGACAGTTCTCGGAAAACGCGGAGAGCTATAGTCCTTATTTCAAGAAGGACCTGGCGGATTGTTCTATTTCGGACGCAGGCAATCTTGAGTTTGACTACTTGCCGACGATTAATGAGAAGCTTGCACTGATTCAAAAAAAGGTTTCGGACTGTCTCACACAAAAGGCCAAACCCCTCCTCGTGGGCGGAGAACACACGTTGACGCTCGCTGCTGTCCGGGCGATGATTTCGAAATATCCTGATCTTGCTCTACTTCAGCTCGACGCCCATGCGGATCTTAGGGATGTTGGAGAATCGGGTTCTAAGACCGCGCACGACACCGTTATTAAAAGGGTTTCAGAGATCCTTAAGCCGGATTCGATCATACAGACAGGCATACGTTGCATGTCAAGGGAGGAGAGTGCGCTATCTGAGGCCTTGACTATGGATATAACCGACATCGAAGGCATAAGGAAAAAGCTCGCTAAAAGACCAGTGTGGCTGACGTTAGACCTCGACATACTCGATCCATCCATAATGCCTGCAGTAGGGACCCCTGAACCAATGGGCGCAAGCTACCGGGAGGTCATTGACCTTTTAGTGGGACTCAAGGGTATCAACTTCGTAGGTGCTGATATTGTGGAGTTCAACCCGCTCGCCGCCGATTTCGCGGCGCCTGCAGTTACCGCGGCCAATCTGGTGAGAGAGGCTTGCTGTCTTTTGGTCTGGTCAGCACATGGGCTTCAATAA
- the acpS gene encoding holo-ACP synthase: protein MIFGVGIDIIEVERIRKAHQRLGERFHKGVYTDRELEFCLRHEDPSERLAARWAAKEAVLKALGTGYSRGVKWTEVEIIDNELSRPTVKVYGKVAEFMGRMKAHISISHLREYATAVAVIEE from the coding sequence ATGATTTTTGGAGTAGGAATAGACATCATCGAGGTCGAGCGCATACGCAAGGCGCACCAAAGACTCGGTGAGCGGTTCCATAAGGGCGTCTACACAGATAGGGAGCTTGAATTCTGCCTTAGGCACGAGGACCCTTCGGAACGTCTTGCCGCGCGCTGGGCAGCAAAGGAGGCAGTCCTTAAGGCGCTCGGAACCGGATACTCAAGAGGCGTCAAATGGACCGAGGTCGAGATAATTGATAACGAGCTTTCGCGTCCCACTGTCAAGGTCTATGGAAAGGTTGCCGAGTTTATGGGCAGGATGAAAGCCCACATCTCCATCTCCCACCTAAGGGAGTACGCGACCGCAGTCGCCGTTATAGAAGAATAA
- a CDS encoding T9SS type A sorting domain-containing protein, translating into MIKSLQAFFALFLFATSLTARTPDTLWTRVYGGSGADVAYSVIETSDGYYLAAGYTGFGAGLQDCWLMKLDKSGDTLWTKTFGGTAEDGAHKVAEAHDGGYIVVGYTESSGSGGKDAYIVKTDRNGATKWTKTYGTALQEALYGIAPTTGGYVVCGYRNGPSGWTKGDLWIIKIDESGDTLWTKTYGGPGEESGTAIQKLDDGFILSGSTASFGAGGKDAWLVRIDEYGDTLWTRTYGQSLEDVAYGLNVTNTEGFVMTGYIDGTGAWTAGDLWIIETDKDGNTFSTKRYGSAGEDFGFDICQTTDGGYVTGGERALNAGDMWILKTDKDADTMWGWICGMPAMQSSLSLFPASDGGYIAAGFAMQGAAPDFYIVKTRPALSLVSPNGSEELASGAPYPIRWHVENSSKPPHTFRLLCSEDAGTSFPDTIVSGINPADSSYTWTVSLNQGSSFRIRIELLDESNEVLAADESDDNFIIGTGIEEPVTPTTPSLLLDVADPSSIRYSLPSGERGTITLYDPSGRRIESYRVQGEGQVAMKSSLSSGVYFVKLETGKVSIARKAVVLN; encoded by the coding sequence ATGATTAAATCACTCCAGGCTTTCTTTGCATTATTTTTATTTGCGACCTCACTCACCGCCCGGACGCCGGATACTCTCTGGACACGGGTCTACGGTGGTTCAGGGGCAGACGTCGCCTACTCAGTCATCGAGACCTCGGACGGGTACTACCTGGCGGCAGGTTATACGGGTTTCGGAGCAGGTCTCCAGGACTGCTGGCTCATGAAGCTTGATAAATCTGGTGATACGCTCTGGACAAAGACGTTCGGCGGAACCGCAGAGGACGGCGCGCACAAGGTCGCGGAAGCGCACGATGGAGGCTACATTGTTGTCGGCTACACAGAAAGCTCAGGTTCTGGCGGCAAGGATGCATACATCGTAAAAACGGACAGGAACGGAGCAACGAAGTGGACAAAAACTTACGGCACGGCTCTGCAGGAAGCTTTATACGGCATCGCTCCGACAACGGGCGGCTACGTTGTATGCGGCTACCGCAACGGTCCCTCCGGCTGGACCAAGGGCGACTTGTGGATTATAAAGATAGACGAATCAGGCGACACTCTGTGGACGAAAACATACGGCGGTCCGGGAGAAGAATCGGGCACAGCAATCCAGAAGCTCGATGACGGATTCATCCTCTCAGGTTCAACCGCCTCGTTCGGCGCAGGCGGAAAGGACGCATGGCTCGTAAGGATAGACGAGTATGGCGACACCCTGTGGACGCGCACTTACGGTCAGTCGCTCGAGGACGTGGCTTACGGACTCAACGTAACCAACACGGAAGGTTTCGTAATGACCGGCTACATTGACGGCACGGGTGCCTGGACTGCCGGCGATTTATGGATAATCGAGACTGACAAGGATGGAAATACATTCTCCACCAAACGCTACGGTTCGGCAGGCGAGGATTTCGGTTTCGACATCTGCCAGACTACGGACGGAGGCTACGTGACAGGCGGCGAACGCGCTTTGAATGCAGGCGATATGTGGATTCTCAAGACCGACAAAGATGCCGATACCATGTGGGGGTGGATTTGCGGTATGCCTGCGATGCAGAGTTCGCTTTCGCTTTTCCCCGCATCGGACGGCGGGTACATAGCTGCGGGCTTCGCGATGCAAGGAGCCGCACCCGATTTCTATATAGTCAAGACCAGACCTGCACTCTCACTCGTCTCGCCGAACGGCAGCGAAGAGCTTGCATCTGGAGCGCCCTATCCGATTCGCTGGCATGTGGAGAATTCTTCAAAACCGCCTCATACATTCAGGCTGCTTTGTTCTGAAGACGCGGGAACGAGCTTTCCGGATACCATAGTCTCGGGAATCAATCCCGCTGACTCATCATACACATGGACGGTTTCATTGAATCAAGGCAGCAGCTTCCGCATAAGGATAGAACTGCTGGATGAGTCAAACGAAGTTCTAGCTGCAGATGAAAGCGACGATAATTTCATCATAGGAACCGGCATAGAGGAACCCGTAACACCCACCACCCCCTCCCTCCTGCTCGACGTCGCTGATCCGTCCTCAATCCGATATTCCCTGCCCTCAGGCGAGCGTGGAACGATTACCCTTTACGACCCCTCGGGCAGAAGGATCGAGAGCTACCGAGTTCAGGGTGAGGGGCAAGTGGCGATGAAATCGAGTCTCTCGTCGGGCGTCTACTTCGTGAAGCTTGAAACGGGAAAGGTGTCGATTGCCAGGAAGGCAGTGGTGCTCAACTAA